A window of Nicotiana sylvestris chromosome 8, ASM39365v2, whole genome shotgun sequence genomic DNA:
AGACTGCTGACGCTGCTTCTGGAACATATTAGGTTTCATGGGCATCTGTCGCGCAATGCTATTAGGCAACCGTCCTTCCTTGAGTTCCCCCATTGTAAGCTTTAAACGCTTGACTTCTGCAGTTAATGCCTCGTGCAGAGCTGCAATGCAACGTCATAATTAATAGTTTCCATCCTCGTGGATGTGTGTATCAAAAAGATATTAATATCCCTATTATAGGCAGCCACCAACTGAAGGCAACCACAGATCCAAGGATCATAGAGTTTTAGCAAGTACATACATTTTGAAAGAGTCTTTCAGAATGTCATAGTAACCGCAGGGTTAAGATGGATCTCTGGGCATACaagattcaaaaaataaataatgatcaCTACTGATAAAGAGAGCAAGCAGTACACATATAGGACAAAGTGCGAGACTATGACCCGAGATGACTGATGATTCAGTCATGTCCAAACATAGACCTTATTCACCAGTCAGTATGCGTGAAATAATGGTGATTGAAAGTAGTAAATGACCGAGCTAGACCTAAAATAACTTTTTGCATAGCCATTTAGGACCTATAATTTTGCAATTGATTCGGACTTAGCTAAAACCTAGCACAATTGAAACAAAGGATCCATAGAGATGAATGACGATTGTAACTAGTTAGGATTAAGGCTTAATTGTTGTAATGTTGTTCAGGTAATAGGTAAAGCTGATGATCCCGTCCCTGTCAGGGGAGGTGCTAATCATCTCTCTTCTCTACGAACACTAAGGCGTAATTGCCATTACACTTGCACATTAGGTTTTGGTAGAATAAGTGTgacacttaggggtcgtttggtaggaggtattagaaaatataatgcaagcattagctccatgcattactaatatcttgtttggtacattttttcaatttgtgtataacttgtattagttatacatcatacttggtattatcctacatataagtaatgcatagaaaaccatggcattagtaataccaaggttattaatgcatgcattagtatggttaaagatACAATTGttcttaaagtcccttaaagctagagagtatggagggcatttttgtaaacaactatttttcttcaaaattatgcaatacattataattttaatacatcataccaaacagtagataagaaataataactgcataactaatgcttgcattactaacacatgcattactaatacaccttattccgcactattcttatacaccctaccaaacgaccccttagatgTTTTAGTCTTACGAAACCTCTAACTTAATTGAAAGACAGATTATTGACCAGCCAAGGGAATCACGTTAGAACTAACATAGTGGGACATGACAACTGCTAGGGAGAAGGAAATGCTAGCGAACATCAATCCAACTAACAAAACGGCTTGCCAGAAGGGTCAAGAAGAGAGAATGACAATATTTTCTGAGTTAAAACATTTGAAACCTTATGCACAGTTTATAGAGAGTATTCATACAGCTGACTTAATTATGATCACAATTATTTTAGTTGTTTATAtgtatgataaactcaataaataaataaaacaagaaaTATAAAGCATATTGGAGATAAACATATAAAACACTGCATAATTTCAAGAACAGAACACTTCAGAGAATAGTCTATTTCAGCAACTTCTAAAGTCACCTTGTGCTAGAGCATTATAGCCACCAAACTTTTGAATTCAATAAGAGAAGATATAAATacaagaaatgaagaagaaaccAAAGATCAAGTAAACCGTAATTGAAATAGTTTCTTTCTAAAAGAAATCCTGTAATTGCACTCAATGAACACCTAAAACTGTGTAAATTTGCAACATCTATTCCTTCTGATTTATTTCTTAGAGTCCATGTTTGCACAAATGAATATCTAATAGTATGTAAACTGTTCTTGGAAAAAGCTATTTAATTGCAAAAATTGATTAAATCTTTAATGATTTTCAGAAAGATCATCAAATCTATTTGCGACCATCAACATCAATaacaattaaaacaaaactatctATCTTAAAATCAAGGGATAGGAAagcttcaaattttcaactttggAATAACGAAAAGCCAAAAAAACAAAAGATATAAAAActgtacaaaaaaaaaatattcattcTCTCGATTTCTGCAATAAGAATCTTAGAATTGACATATTGCCAAAGTTTTTTGTCTTAAAGAATTAAAACAAGaaatcttttctttcagttaaaACTTACATGCAAAGTGCAATGCATATGGGTGCAAACTAGTTCATCTAAAGACTAACAGAAGAAAATATAAGGAAAGAAACATACCATCTCTGAGCTGTGCTTGTTGTTCCATGGCTTGAAGGCGAAATCTCAGCTCATTGTTCAAGCTTGTAAGCTCATTAAAATCTTTCTGCAATGAGATATAACAAATCCAATTACCTCAAAACAAAACCAAGTTCACAAAAGAAGCACCAAAGAGACCTATAAGCTTTTAATAAGCACCTGTAGGCTGGTCACTTGTGTGGACAAAGTGGTTGCTTCTGTTTGAAGAGTCTGAACGTTATATTCCAACTCTGAAATATAGCGCAATTTACGTTCCTTGGATCGAGCTGCTGACTGACGATTGGCCAATATCCTGAGAGCAGAAGAAATTACAGATTCCAAAAAAAGTATGTGAAATTATTCCCTCTTTTTCCTTTCTTGAAGATGATTTAACCTGGGAATTTAAAGAGGGCTACAATTACAGAAAAGAATTAATCAGCAATTCAGCTCCATACCTTTTGGCACGTTTAGAATCTGAAACTACAATCTCTGCCAGTCTTTCATCAGCCATAATCTTTCTCATCTCAGCTTCACTAAATTCACTGTTTCCTAAGTCGAAATTGATCTTGTCTGAGTTTTCATTTCCAGACTTACTTGATGAAAGCTGCCCCGGACAGTTTACCAGGGAAGTTGTTAATTTTGGTGACTCTTCACCATATTGAAAACTTCCAATAGCACTATCCATTGAAAGACTCCTAAAATGTCGGGTGGTGGGAGTAATATCTACATCAGCACTCCTCTTGATACTAGTTCCTTTCGAGACACTTTCTGCTTCGTTATTGCTGCTGTCGCCACTGCTTAACTTTGTGCGACTGGCAATGCTATCCTTGACTTTATCCTCGGTAATAGAAGAGTTCAATGCCTCCATGTTTTCCAGATTCATGTACGAAGACAACTTGTCCACTACCTCTCCCCCTGATTTCCTTCGCAAGGGATCTCCAAGCAGCGTTGCTCCACCCAGAACTCCCTGGCCACTTATGGGCATCAACTGCAGTGAAGACTGAATCATAGCTGAGAATCCCAACGGAACATCACTATTAGAGCGACGATGCCCTTTCTTAGGAGGAAGACTATCACTATATCGAAATGTGTTTTCCCTTGTTGAAGAGGAGACAAATGGTGGTCCTCGGGAACTAACATCAACTTCCTCCATCGATGTGTCCTTCAAACTAGAGTTGGCTGAGGCCATAGATGACTCACTATGAGGAAACGGGCTCAATGGGGGAAGGCCATTGTTTGAGAAAATACTCGGTTGAGATAAAGACCTTGTATGAGAAGCTCCCCCACCAAAATTATGGCTGATGGGTGGCTTAGAATTAGGCTGAGCCATCAGAATCAGGTAATACAATAGCAAAACAACAAACTCGGAAACAACTTGATCGAAATCCTCCCCTAAGTTTGAAAACACTATCGGATAACTCCGTTATAAGGCTAGTACGTCGAGTAGCTTCAAATTTCGCAGTTCTAGTTATATCTTATGATCAAAGAACTTCACCACTTTCCATCAGATTATAAAGCTCACTCTCACCTGCACAAACAAGCCTAGTACTTGAAAAACCGTAAAGCCTGCTTGCTCTAAAATTAAAGCAATTCAATCACGAAAAATTACTAAACTCAAATTCATTCCAACAACTGTTTTTCATCCCAGACAAAACCCCAACAGCCTAAACAGCAGAACAAGATAAGAAAGACAAAGTACAAGATTCAATaacttaaaaaaagaaaaaaaaatgtagtACCTGAAGCTACTCTCCAACGTGATGACACAACTCCACATCGTTAATAAAGTGAAGGGTTAAAAAAAGATTGGAACATGGGAATTAAGCAGAACTTTCCCGCTGAAAATGGCGGTGATTACGgtagaattataaagaaagacaagaagtgaaaaGACAAAAACTTTGGATTGCATACAATGACAAgagggtggggtgggggtgggggtgggggtgggggtgggggtgggagaAGATGTTCTCTGTTCCTTTCGCTATCTGAGTGAGTGCAGGCAgacaagttttattttgtgtctcacgGTAGTTGTACGAGGTTATTTTTGTGTACCCAATCTCACACTTTTGTGTTTATAGGAATTTAGGTCCACAATTTTGTGAGACTACAATTAGTGTCAGCTGcacgagacacaaaataaaaaaaaaattcgtgCGAACAGGACAACAAGAGAGTTTTCTTGACAGAGGCTGAATTTGGGTTCATATAGGAAAGTCCGAATAGTTCAATTTCATTTACATTTCAGCTGCATTTAGCAATCGCGCTCTATTCAATGCCGGCCTCAACTCACAAAGTTTTTCTAATTACATTTGCACAATCGGGGAACAGAGAAAATTGAGAATTGAGTCTGATAAACACACGCGGCATCACCACTAGATATAATCCCATAAAATACTATAATAAATTTATTACATCACCACAAAGCTACTTGTTCAAATTTGATTAGGTAGACCCCTTAAGaagtaattaataaaataataattttattacaTCACCTCGAAACTACTTGTTCATGTTTGATTAGGCATATTCCTTAAGaagtaattaataaaataataatttattatatcatttctaattaattaaattgAAATGATTAATGCTAGTACTTAATAATAAGAgtgaaatatattaaaaatagtaaaatatcttttgatttttcaaatTGGATAAGTAAAATTGGACATTTTGTTAAGTATAATGAAGAGGGTGGATAAGTAAAACTGGACATTTTTTAAGTATAATGAAGAGGGAGTAATATTTAGAGTAATTGGGAACTGTCAGAACTTGTGGAGGTACTCTAAAGCTTACTTCTTCTGGGGAAATGTTGTCATTTTTCGGTTCCTATGAGTTAAACTAAGTTAACTTTACTCAATATTTTACAATTTATTCTCTTATCATTCCAATACTTAGATACTTATATTTCCTCCATTGCATAAAGGAATAACGGGCCGCTTATGAAAAATTCTGTGTACGCCACTGagtgtacttatgttggaacctcagtaagaagttcaccctgtacgaggcccggtattctctattagagcgcacctgttgtgctttgacctaggtagctcagaagctgaggcattacttctgtgcctatactacatatctcctATCAAGGATGGaccccttgaagtacatctttcagaagcccatgtccactggcaagctagccaaatggaaaatcctgttaagtgagttcgacattgtttacgtaactcagaaagcagtcaagggacaagcactggcagaccaccttgctgagaatcccgtggatggagaatatgaacctctgaaaacgtattttcttgacgaagaggtatcattcataggagaagatattgcagaatcctatgacggttggagtgttcttcgatggagcagcaaatttcaaaggagttggcataggagcagtcctagtatcagaaaccagtcagcattatccagtgtccgccaaactcaagttcccgtgcaccaacaatatggccgagtatgaagcctgcatcttagggctcaagatggccattgacatgaacattcaagaattcctagtgattggagattcagatctactcatacatcaggtacatgaagaatgggcaaccaagaactctaagatactcccgtatctacatcatgtacaggaactgaggaaaaggttcacgaagatggagttccaacatgttcccagagtccagaatgagttcgctgatgcattggctaccctgtcatctatgatacaacatccagacaaaaatttcattgaccccattccagtaaagatccatgatcagccaccttactgtgcccatgttgaagaagaagcagacggaaagccttggtttcatgatatcaatgaatatttggcaaaaggagagtacccagagcatgcaaatcctactcagaaacgcacacttcggagattgtccaacaacttctttcacagcggaggaatcctgtataggaggactcctgatttgggactattaaggtgtgtcgacgaaaaggaagcatccaggctactggaggaaattcatgttgggacctgcagtccacatatgaatagttttgtcttagcaaagaagatactccgagccggttacttttgga
This region includes:
- the LOC104248858 gene encoding bZIP transcription factor 29-like; the encoded protein is MAQPNSKPPISHNFGGGASHTRSLSQPSIFSNNGLPPLSPFPHSESSMASANSSLKDTSMEEVDVSSRGPPFVSSSTRENTFRYSDSLPPKKGHRRSNSDVPLGFSAMIQSSLQLMPISGQGVLGGATLLGDPLRRKSGGEVVDKLSSYMNLENMEALNSSITEDKVKDSIASRTKLSSGDSSNNEAESVSKGTSIKRSADVDITPTTRHFRSLSMDSAIGSFQYGEESPKLTTSLVNCPGQLSSSKSGNENSDKINFDLGNSEFSEAEMRKIMADERLAEIVVSDSKRAKRILANRQSAARSKERKLRYISELEYNVQTLQTEATTLSTQVTSLQKDFNELTSLNNELRFRLQAMEQQAQLRDALHEALTAEVKRLKLTMGELKEGRLPNSIARQMPMKPNMFQKQRQQSSEIQQFSVAKPNTATKASATPASA